ACCGACCTGTCGCAGGACGCCTCCTACCTGGCGATCGGCGAGCGCACCAACGCCAACGGGTCGAAGGCGTTCCGCGAGGCCATGCTGGAGGGCCGCTGGGACGACGTCGTCGACATCGCGCGCGCCCAGACCCGCGACGGCGCGCACCTGCTCGACGTCTGCGTCGACTACGTGGGCCGCGACGGCGTGGCGGACGTCCGTGAGGTCGTGTCCCGGCTGGCGTCCGCGTCCACCCTGCCGCTGGTCATCGACTCCACCGAGCCGGAGGTGCTGCGCGCCGGCCTGGAGCTCGTCGGTGGCCGCGCCGTGGTCAACTCGGTGAACTTCGAGGACGGCGACGGCCCGACGTCGCGGTTCGCGCGGATCATGCCGCTCGTCGTCGAGCACGGCGCCGCCGTCGTGGCGCTCACCATCGACGAGCAGGGGCAGGCCCGCACCACGGAGAACAAGGTCGCGATCGCGTCGCGCCTCATCGACCAGCTCACCGGCGACTGGGGCATGCGCGTCGACGACATCATCGTCGACGCCCTGACGTTCCCCATCGCGACCGGCCAGGAGGAGACCCGCCGCGACGCCATCGAGACGATCGAGGCGATCCGCGAGATCGTGCGCCGCTACCCCGGCGTGCACACCACGCTCGGCGTCTCCAACGTGTCGTTCGGCCTCAACCCGGCCGCCCGCACCGTGCTCAACTCCGTGTTCCTGCACGAGTGCGTCCAGGCCGGGCTCGACTCCGCCATCGTGCACGCCGCGAAGATCCTGCCCCGCACGGCCATCCCCGACGAGCAGTGGGAGGCCGCCGAGGACCTCGTGTGGGACCGCCGCCGGTACGACGACGAGGGCAACCTCGTCCACGACCCGCTGGCGCACCTCCTGGAGACGTTCTCCGGGGTCGACTCCGCGGCGCTGCGCGACCAGCGCGCCGCCGAGCTCGCCGCCCTGCCCGTGGGCGAGCGCCTGGAGCGCCGCATCGTCGACGGCGCCCGCAAGGGCCTGGAGGACGACGTCGACGAAGCACTCGGCGACGGCATGAAGGCGCTCGACATCGTCAACACGCACCTGCTGGGCGGCATGAAGGTCGTCGGCGAGCTGTTCGGCTCCGGGCAGATGCAGCTCCCGTTCGTGCTGCAGTCGGCCGAGGTGATGAAGGCGGCCGTGGCGCTGCTGGAGCCGCACATGGAGAAGGCGGACGGAGCCGAGGAGCAGAGCAAGGGCACGATCGTGCTCGCCACCGTCCGCGGCGACGTGCACGACATCGGCAAGAACCTCGTCGACATCATCCTGACGAACAACGGGTACACGGTCGTCAACATCGGCATCAAGCAGCCTGTCGCGGCGATGATCGAGGCCGCCGAGGAGCACGGCGCCGACGTCATCGGCATGTCCGGCCTGCTCGTGAAGTCCACCGTCGTCATGCGGGAGAACCTCGCCGAGCTCACCTCCCGCGGCCTCGGCACGAGGTGGCCGATCCTGCTGGGCGGCGCCGCCCTGACCCGCACGTTCGTCGAGGACGACCTCGCCGGCGAGTTCGACGGCACCGTCCGCTACGCCCGCGACGCGTTCGAGGGCCTGCGCCTCATGGAGCCGCTCGTCGCGATCGCGCGCGGCGCCGACCCCGAGTCCGTCGGGCTGCCCGCGCTGCGCAAGCGCCGCCACGGCGTCGTCACCGTCACCGAGACGGCCCCCGAGGACCTGCCCGCCCGCTCCGACGTCGCAGGCGACAACCCGGTGCCGACTCCCCCGTTCTGGGGCACCCGCATCGTCAAGGGCATCCAGCTCTCCGACTACGCGGCGTTCCTCGACGAGCGCGCCACGTTCATGGGGCAGTGGGGTCTCAAGCCGGGCCGCGGCGACGACGGCGCCTCCTACGAGGAGCTCGTCGAGACCGAGGGCCGCCCCCGCCTCGCCGCGTGGCTCGACCGCATCCGCACCGACCAGATCATGGACCCCACCGTCGTGTACGGGTACTTCCCCGTCTGGTCCGAGGGCGACGACATCGTCGTCGCGCACCACGGTCCCGGCCTGGCCGGCATCACCGCGCCCGACGGCGGCTCGGGCGGCGAGCCCGGCACCGAACGCCTGCGCTTCACGTTCCCCCGCCAGAAGCGCGACCGGCACCTGTGCCTCGCCGACTTCGTCCGCCCCCGCTCCTGGGTCGAGGAGACCGGGAGTTACGACGTCCTGCCCATCCAGCTCGCCACCGTCGGCGACACCGTCTCCGCGCACACCGCCCAGCTGTTCGAGGCCAACGCCTACCGCGAGTACATGGAGCTCCACGGCCTGTCCGTCCAGCTCACCGAGTCGCTCGCCGAGTTCTGGCACTCCCGCGTGCGCGACGAGCTCGGCTTCGCAGGCGAGGACCCCGAGACGGTCGAGGGCATGTTCAAGCTCGACTACCGCGGCGCCCGCATGTCCCTCGGGTACCCCGCCTGCCCCGACATGGAGGACCGCCGCAAGGTCGTCGAGCTGCTGCGGCCGGAGCGCGTGGGCGTGACGCTGAGCGACGAGCTGCAGCTCCACCCGGAGCAGTCCACGGACGCGTTCGTGCTGCACCACCCCGAGGCGAAGTACTTCTCCGTCTGAGAGCTCGTCCAGGGGCAAGGCCAGCCTTCGCCACGC
This Isoptericola jiangsuensis DNA region includes the following protein-coding sequences:
- the metH gene encoding methionine synthase yields the protein MRTRVVVADGAMGTMIQAADPSLDDFEGHEGCNEVLNVTRPDIISAVHDAYLEVGVDAIETNTFGANWSNLSDYGIDERIRELARAGAALARGRADAFSTPDHPRWVLGSMGPGTKLPSLGHTTYDHLRRTFAEQAAGLLEGGADALLVETSQDLLQAKAAVTACHDAMRPVTDGGAGRAVPVIVSVTVETTGTMLMGSEIGAALTTLQAIGVDAIGLNCATGPDQMSEHLRHLARHAEIPVTCMPNAGLPELGPHGAVYPLSPAELAAAHEQFVGEFSLGLVGGCCGTTPEHLARVVEAVRGRALPPRTPERENGVASLYSHTDLSQDASYLAIGERTNANGSKAFREAMLEGRWDDVVDIARAQTRDGAHLLDVCVDYVGRDGVADVREVVSRLASASTLPLVIDSTEPEVLRAGLELVGGRAVVNSVNFEDGDGPTSRFARIMPLVVEHGAAVVALTIDEQGQARTTENKVAIASRLIDQLTGDWGMRVDDIIVDALTFPIATGQEETRRDAIETIEAIREIVRRYPGVHTTLGVSNVSFGLNPAARTVLNSVFLHECVQAGLDSAIVHAAKILPRTAIPDEQWEAAEDLVWDRRRYDDEGNLVHDPLAHLLETFSGVDSAALRDQRAAELAALPVGERLERRIVDGARKGLEDDVDEALGDGMKALDIVNTHLLGGMKVVGELFGSGQMQLPFVLQSAEVMKAAVALLEPHMEKADGAEEQSKGTIVLATVRGDVHDIGKNLVDIILTNNGYTVVNIGIKQPVAAMIEAAEEHGADVIGMSGLLVKSTVVMRENLAELTSRGLGTRWPILLGGAALTRTFVEDDLAGEFDGTVRYARDAFEGLRLMEPLVAIARGADPESVGLPALRKRRHGVVTVTETAPEDLPARSDVAGDNPVPTPPFWGTRIVKGIQLSDYAAFLDERATFMGQWGLKPGRGDDGASYEELVETEGRPRLAAWLDRIRTDQIMDPTVVYGYFPVWSEGDDIVVAHHGPGLAGITAPDGGSGGEPGTERLRFTFPRQKRDRHLCLADFVRPRSWVEETGSYDVLPIQLATVGDTVSAHTAQLFEANAYREYMELHGLSVQLTESLAEFWHSRVRDELGFAGEDPETVEGMFKLDYRGARMSLGYPACPDMEDRRKVVELLRPERVGVTLSDELQLHPEQSTDAFVLHHPEAKYFSV